A portion of the Streptomyces coeruleoprunus genome contains these proteins:
- a CDS encoding FAD-dependent oxidoreductase, whose amino-acid sequence MRTEEVEACVVGGGPGGLMTGLLLARQGVRVTVLEKHPDFLRDFRGDTVHPSTLRVMDELGLLDDFLKIPHAKAPAMPMETAMGRAVFADFARLPGKFQYMAFMPQWDVLDFLAGAARAYPGFRLEQRAEVTEVVVEGGRVAGVVAKTPDGPLHVRARLVIGADGRRSAVRASARLRVKGDAAPMDAVWFRLSRNEGETVPTIKAGAGYLVVAINRGTYWQAVQMIPKGGYDRVRAAGLDRFREGVARAHPGFADRLAAEIRDWDDLKLLDVRVDRLHRWYRPGLLCIGDAAHAMSPAGGVGINLAVQDAVAAARMLGPALREGRTPTEAELRAVQRRRELPMRVIQLMQLHLLGDLYPSATRKGTDRPLAVRLCRAFPFVPRVLARLIALGVRPETVGAPHARSTTHA is encoded by the coding sequence GTGAGGACCGAAGAAGTCGAGGCGTGTGTCGTCGGGGGCGGGCCCGGCGGCCTCATGACCGGCCTGCTGCTGGCCCGGCAGGGCGTACGCGTCACCGTGCTGGAGAAACACCCGGACTTCCTCCGTGACTTCCGGGGGGACACCGTCCACCCCTCCACCCTCCGCGTCATGGACGAACTCGGGCTGCTCGACGACTTCCTGAAGATCCCGCACGCCAAGGCGCCCGCCATGCCCATGGAGACGGCCATGGGCCGGGCGGTCTTCGCGGACTTCGCCCGGCTGCCGGGCAAGTTCCAGTACATGGCGTTCATGCCGCAGTGGGACGTCCTCGACTTCCTCGCCGGAGCGGCCCGCGCGTACCCCGGGTTCCGACTCGAACAGCGGGCGGAGGTCACCGAAGTGGTGGTCGAGGGCGGACGGGTCGCCGGGGTCGTCGCCAAGACGCCCGACGGCCCGCTCCACGTCCGCGCCCGCCTGGTCATCGGGGCGGACGGCCGCCGCTCGGCGGTCCGCGCGTCCGCACGACTGCGGGTCAAGGGAGACGCGGCGCCGATGGACGCCGTGTGGTTCCGGCTCAGCCGGAACGAGGGCGAGACGGTGCCCACCATCAAGGCGGGCGCAGGCTACCTCGTCGTCGCCATCAACCGGGGCACGTACTGGCAGGCCGTCCAGATGATCCCGAAGGGCGGGTACGACCGGGTCCGCGCGGCCGGACTCGACCGGTTCCGCGAGGGCGTCGCCCGGGCCCACCCCGGGTTCGCCGACCGCCTGGCGGCCGAGATCCGCGACTGGGACGACCTGAAGCTCCTCGACGTCCGCGTGGACCGGCTCCACCGCTGGTACCGGCCCGGCCTGCTGTGCATCGGGGACGCCGCCCACGCCATGTCCCCGGCCGGCGGCGTCGGCATCAACCTGGCCGTCCAGGACGCCGTGGCCGCCGCCCGCATGCTCGGCCCCGCCCTGCGCGAGGGCCGCACCCCCACCGAGGCGGAGCTGCGCGCGGTCCAGCGCCGCCGCGAACTGCCCATGCGGGTCATCCAGCTCATGCAGCTGCACCTGCTGGGCGACCTGTACCCGAGCGCGACCCGCAAGGGCACCGACCGCCCCCTGGCGGTCCGCCTCTGCCGCGCCTT